In Fluviicola taffensis DSM 16823, the following are encoded in one genomic region:
- a CDS encoding lmo0937 family membrane protein, with the protein MRAILSTIAIIVIIGWAIGYFGYHTGGLFHLILVIALIAIVIQLIPGRRS; encoded by the coding sequence ATGAGAGCGATATTAAGCACGATAGCAATTATAGTTATTATAGGATGGGCAATTGGATATTTTGGATACCATACAGGAGGTCTTTTCCATTTGATTCTAGTAATCGCATTGATAGCAATTGTTATTCAGTTAATTCCAGGTAGGAGAAGCTAG
- a CDS encoding helix-turn-helix domain-containing protein, whose amino-acid sequence MKLFIKYMVSQRCKIFVKEELVKLGLRTTKIDLGVVEIRESLSDETRETLRVNLLNSGLELLEDKTSILIERIKNVVIEMVHYLEEIPGMNYSEYISDKLQSNYTYLSNTFSKEQGITLQDYIIRNKIERAKELMLYDELNLTEISYKLNYSSVAHFSNQFKKITGFTPSSYKQLEYKRSALESI is encoded by the coding sequence ATGAAACTATTTATCAAATACATGGTCAGTCAACGTTGCAAGATATTTGTAAAAGAAGAACTTGTAAAGTTAGGTTTACGAACAACTAAAATCGATTTAGGAGTGGTTGAAATCAGAGAGAGTCTTTCTGATGAAACTAGAGAAACATTGCGAGTTAATTTATTGAATTCGGGTCTAGAGCTTCTGGAGGATAAAACAAGTATTCTAATCGAACGCATCAAAAATGTGGTGATTGAAATGGTTCATTACCTCGAGGAAATTCCTGGAATGAATTATTCCGAATACATCAGTGATAAGCTTCAATCTAATTACACCTATTTGTCCAATACGTTTTCCAAAGAACAGGGTATTACATTACAAGATTATATTATTCGAAACAAAATTGAGCGTGCAAAGGAACTGATGCTTTATGATGAATTGAATTTGACAGAAATCTCTTATAAACTAAACTATAGTAGCGTGGCTCACTTTTCCAATCAATTCAAAAAAATAACAGGCTTTACACCGTCTAGTTACAAGCAGTTGGAATACAAAAGAAGCGCTTTGGAAAGTATTTAG
- a CDS encoding aldehyde dehydrogenase, which produces MKEILEKQRHFFNSNQTKSISFRIEQLQKLKTLLISNQNLLDKAIYADFKKSPFETFTNEFGLVYLDIDEACKKLKSWSKRKRVGTNWVNFPAKSYIIPEPLGVSLIIGAWNYPYQLSFAPAIAAIAAGNTVILKPSELPSNTSKLMAELINTHFDAAFFHVVEGGIDETTALLEQRFDKIFFTGSPTVGRVVYQAAAKHLTPVTLELGGKSPAIFTEGANLKMGIKRLIWAKFLNAGQTCIAPDYILLPKSLKDEFLRLAKAEIEQAKYSVENGNYVQIINSRNVERLSRLIDPEKIYSGGKVDETTRFIEPTLMHNVSFDDAIMQEEIFGPILPVLTYDSLNEAILEVKKREKPLSCYIFTNDSQLKNKLLNELSFGGGAVNEAIMHIANSRLPFGGVGNSGTGSYHGEAGFKTFSHYKSILEKGNWFETKLKYSPYSEGKLNWIKRLMGIR; this is translated from the coding sequence ATGAAAGAAATTCTGGAAAAACAACGACACTTTTTCAATTCCAATCAAACGAAAAGCATCTCTTTTCGGATTGAGCAGCTACAGAAGCTCAAAACACTTCTTATTTCCAATCAAAATCTTTTAGACAAGGCTATTTACGCTGATTTTAAGAAATCTCCTTTTGAGACTTTCACGAATGAATTTGGATTGGTTTATCTAGATATTGATGAAGCTTGCAAAAAACTGAAATCTTGGTCCAAACGCAAGCGTGTGGGGACGAATTGGGTGAATTTCCCTGCTAAAAGCTACATTATCCCTGAACCATTGGGAGTTTCTTTGATTATTGGCGCATGGAATTATCCCTACCAATTGTCATTTGCTCCTGCTATTGCTGCCATTGCCGCTGGAAACACCGTCATTCTCAAACCCAGTGAATTGCCTTCAAACACGAGTAAATTGATGGCAGAATTGATCAATACTCACTTTGATGCAGCTTTTTTTCACGTTGTAGAAGGCGGAATAGATGAAACTACCGCTTTACTAGAACAACGTTTTGATAAAATTTTCTTTACAGGAAGTCCAACCGTTGGAAGAGTTGTTTACCAAGCTGCTGCGAAACATCTGACTCCTGTAACCTTAGAATTAGGGGGTAAAAGTCCAGCCATTTTTACTGAAGGTGCAAACCTGAAAATGGGAATAAAACGATTGATTTGGGCAAAGTTTCTCAATGCTGGTCAAACGTGTATTGCTCCCGATTATATTTTACTTCCAAAATCACTCAAAGACGAATTTTTGCGTTTGGCTAAAGCTGAAATTGAACAAGCAAAGTATTCGGTCGAAAATGGAAACTATGTGCAAATCATCAATTCCCGAAATGTGGAACGTTTATCGCGTTTAATCGATCCCGAAAAAATTTATTCAGGAGGAAAAGTCGATGAAACAACCCGCTTTATCGAGCCCACTTTGATGCACAACGTTTCATTTGATGATGCAATTATGCAAGAAGAAATTTTCGGCCCTATTCTACCCGTTTTGACTTATGATTCCTTAAACGAAGCTATTTTGGAAGTAAAGAAGCGTGAAAAACCACTTTCATGCTATATTTTCACCAATGATTCACAACTCAAAAACAAGCTTTTAAACGAACTCTCCTTTGGTGGCGGTGCTGTCAATGAAGCCATCATGCACATTGCGAATAGTCGCTTGCCATTTGGTGGCGTTGGAAATAGTGGAACAGGTTCTTATCATGGAGAAGCGGGATTTAAGACTTTTTCGCACTACAAAAGCATTTTAGAAAAGGGAAATTGGTTTGAAACAAAATTAAAGTATTCTCCTTATTCTGAAGGGAAATTGAACTGGATAAAGCGACTCATGGGAATTCGCTAA
- a CDS encoding cupin domain-containing protein: MKSTTDGKELEKAKSHIIVEIIHYVPNAVLSKTILKKTTGNVTVSSFDAGEELEEKHSPFDTYVQIIDGSAELIIDDSPFTLKLGEGIIIPAHTRHKFNANEQFKMISTTIKSGYENEN, translated from the coding sequence ATGAAAAGCACTACAGACGGTAAAGAATTAGAAAAAGCAAAATCTCATATTATCGTCGAAATTATTCACTATGTACCCAATGCTGTTTTGAGTAAAACCATTCTTAAAAAGACTACAGGGAATGTGACTGTTTCTTCATTTGATGCAGGTGAAGAGTTGGAAGAAAAGCATTCACCATTCGATACCTATGTGCAAATAATTGATGGTTCTGCTGAACTTATTATTGATGACAGTCCATTCACATTGAAACTAGGGGAGGGAATTATTATTCCAGCTCACACAAGACACAAATTCAATGCCAACGAACAGTTCAAAATGATCAGTACCACTATAAAAAGCGGTTATGAAAATGAAAACTGA
- a CDS encoding helix-turn-helix domain-containing protein, translating into MKLYIKYMVSLRCKMVVKDELAMLGLHTIAVDLGMVEIVEEISIEDREALRVSLLRSGLELLEDKRSILIEQIKGVIVEMIHYSDKTPKVNYSEYISEKLKYDYTYLSNVFSEVKGITIQQFIIINKIERVKELLLYDELNLTEISYKLNYSSVAHLSNQFKKITGLSPSFYKQMKQKRNSNLENI; encoded by the coding sequence TTGAAATTGTACATCAAATACATGGTAAGTCTTCGCTGTAAAATGGTGGTGAAGGATGAATTGGCTATGTTGGGACTGCATACTATCGCTGTGGATCTGGGAATGGTTGAAATCGTGGAAGAAATTTCAATAGAAGATCGTGAGGCCTTGAGAGTGAGTTTGTTGAGGTCTGGATTGGAGCTTCTGGAAGATAAAAGGAGTATTTTAATCGAGCAGATAAAAGGGGTTATTGTTGAAATGATCCATTACTCCGATAAAACTCCGAAAGTGAATTACTCGGAATATATCAGTGAGAAGCTAAAGTACGATTACACGTATCTTTCCAACGTATTTTCAGAAGTGAAAGGGATTACAATCCAACAATTCATCATTATCAATAAGATCGAACGGGTCAAGGAACTTTTGCTCTATGATGAATTAAATCTGACTGAAATATCCTACAAACTCAATTACAGCAGTGTTGCACATTTATCCAATCAATTCAAGAAAATCACAGGACTTTCTCCTTCATTTTACAAACAAATGAAACAGAAAAGAAACAGTAATTTAGAGAATATCTAA